A stretch of the Proteus sp. ZN5 genome encodes the following:
- the ugpA gene encoding sn-glycerol-3-phosphate ABC transporter permease UgpA: MASQSIYFKQKWLPLALIFPQLAITLIFFIWPAGQAFFQSFQLEDAFGLSREFVGFENFQRLFSNRYYFDSLVTTLIFSTSVVFLSMLSALVLAGIAEQILRGKLFYRTILISPYAIAPVIAGFLWLFMLDPTIGVLSQQLKKIGINWDPVLNTHHAMWMVILTATWKQVSYNFLFFLAALQSVPKSLLEAAAIDGSGPIKRFITISFPLISPTTFFLLVVNFAYAFFDTFAIIHAMTQGGPGSSTSTLVYKVYNDGFVGLDLGSSAAQSVILMFIVAILTIIQFRYVEKKVAY, translated from the coding sequence ATGGCTTCTCAATCCATTTATTTTAAACAAAAATGGTTACCTCTAGCGCTGATTTTTCCTCAATTAGCTATCACGCTTATCTTTTTTATTTGGCCTGCTGGGCAAGCTTTCTTTCAGTCATTTCAATTAGAAGATGCATTTGGACTGAGTCGAGAATTTGTTGGTTTTGAAAATTTTCAACGACTTTTTAGCAATCGTTATTACTTTGATAGTTTGGTCACGACGCTTATTTTCAGTACCAGTGTTGTATTTTTATCTATGTTATCAGCGCTGGTTTTAGCTGGTATTGCCGAACAAATTTTACGAGGTAAGCTTTTTTATCGCACTATTTTAATTTCACCCTATGCCATTGCGCCAGTTATTGCAGGCTTTCTTTGGCTATTTATGCTTGATCCTACGATTGGCGTATTAAGCCAACAGTTAAAGAAAATAGGCATTAATTGGGATCCTGTACTTAATACACATCATGCTATGTGGATGGTGATTTTAACGGCGACATGGAAACAAGTGAGTTATAACTTTCTGTTTTTTCTTGCCGCTTTACAATCCGTACCTAAATCACTTTTAGAAGCAGCCGCTATCGATGGTAGTGGCCCTATTAAGCGCTTTATAACGATCAGTTTTCCTTTAATTTCTCCTACCACCTTTTTCTTACTTGTGGTTAATTTTGCTTATGCCTTCTTTGATACTTTCGCCATTATTCACGCGATGACACAAGGTGGTCCCGGAAGTAGCACATCAACACTGGTTTATAAGGTCTATAACGATGGTTTTGTGGGATTAGATTTAGGCTCTTCCGCCGCACAATCTGTTATCTTGATGTTTATTGTCGCGATCTTAACCATTATTCAATTTCGCTATGTTGAAAAAAAGGTGGCTTACTAA
- the ugpE gene encoding sn-glycerol-3-phosphate ABC transporter permease UgpE: MVERRPLFHAFCHFILIVGILSVAFPVWIALVATTHQNTEFATGSPLWFGTEGFNIFKSIFSQAGTTQNSAISINSMLLNSLIMALVITIGKLIISILSAYAVVFFRFPGRMLAFWTIFFTLMLPVEVRIMPTFEVVTDLNMLNSYAGLTIPLIASATATFLFRQFFLTITPELIEAAKIDGAGPIKFFFTILLPLSRTNIAALFVITFIYGWNQYLWPMLITTDTHYYTIVMGIKQMVAVSDGVVEWNKIMATTLIAMLPPVLIVILMQRAFVKGFIDTEK; this comes from the coding sequence ATGGTTGAACGTAGACCTTTATTTCATGCTTTTTGCCACTTTATCCTTATTGTCGGCATTCTCTCTGTTGCGTTCCCTGTCTGGATTGCACTTGTGGCAACAACACATCAAAACACCGAATTTGCTACTGGCTCTCCTCTTTGGTTTGGTACCGAAGGCTTCAATATTTTTAAATCGATATTTTCACAAGCAGGCACTACGCAAAATAGCGCTATCTCAATTAATAGCATGTTATTGAATTCATTGATTATGGCGCTAGTGATCACCATCGGGAAATTAATAATCTCGATTTTATCTGCCTACGCCGTCGTTTTTTTTCGCTTTCCGGGAAGAATGTTGGCCTTTTGGACTATCTTTTTTACGTTAATGCTACCTGTTGAAGTTCGCATTATGCCTACCTTTGAGGTTGTCACTGATCTCAATATGTTGAACTCTTATGCAGGTTTAACCATTCCATTAATTGCCAGCGCCACAGCCACTTTTTTATTCCGCCAATTCTTTCTTACCATCACTCCTGAGTTAATTGAAGCCGCTAAAATTGATGGTGCTGGTCCGATTAAATTCTTTTTCACTATCTTACTTCCTCTTTCTCGTACCAATATTGCCGCCCTATTTGTTATCACTTTTATTTATGGCTGGAACCAATATCTTTGGCCAATGTTGATCACAACAGATACACACTACTACACCATTGTCATGGGCATTAAACAGATGGTTGCGGTTTCTGATGGTGTTGTTGAGTGGAATAAGATCATGGCAACCACGTTAATTGCGATGTTGCCTCCCGTCCTTATTGTCATTTTGATGCAAAGAGCCTTTGTAAAAGGCTTTATTGATACGGAGAAATAA
- the ugpC gene encoding sn-glycerol-3-phosphate ABC transporter ATP-binding protein UgpC yields the protein MTTVTLTNLEKCYPNGHQAISKLNLSIEQGEMVVLVGPSGCGKSTLLRMIAGLETITQGDLFIDNLRVNEHEPSERDIAMVFQNYALYPHMSVYNNMAYGLRNRKTPKAKIEELVNNAAQMLEISHLLDRKPKELSGGQRQRVAMGRAIVRDPKVFLFDEPLSNLDAKLRVQMRLEIKKLQRKLSTTSIYVTHDQVEAMTLADKLVVLNQGNIEQVGTPLDIYESPASVFVATFMGSPAMNILDTPVNHGVIEVADGHIAVSSQHFPYQAIKLGLRPEHLIISHQHPLFHVDVEFIEALGADVLIYATTCDKQKQPLVIRAPNDHGVQIGNKIGLTIHPENLHFFNQQSGERINRPFMLISELMVS from the coding sequence ATGACAACCGTCACTCTCACAAATTTAGAAAAATGTTATCCAAATGGTCATCAAGCTATTTCAAAATTAAACCTTTCTATTGAGCAAGGTGAAATGGTGGTATTAGTCGGCCCGAGCGGTTGTGGTAAATCGACTTTACTGCGAATGATTGCAGGGTTAGAAACCATTACACAAGGTGATTTATTTATTGATAATTTACGAGTTAATGAGCATGAACCTAGTGAACGTGATATTGCTATGGTGTTTCAAAACTATGCCCTTTATCCTCATATGTCGGTCTATAACAATATGGCATATGGCTTACGTAATCGAAAAACACCCAAAGCAAAGATTGAAGAACTCGTTAACAATGCCGCCCAAATGCTGGAAATCAGCCATTTACTTGATAGAAAACCCAAAGAGCTTTCAGGTGGACAACGCCAACGTGTCGCGATGGGAAGAGCCATCGTTCGTGATCCTAAAGTCTTTTTATTTGATGAACCTCTTTCTAACCTTGATGCTAAGTTACGAGTCCAGATGCGTTTGGAGATCAAAAAATTACAACGAAAACTCTCCACAACCTCTATTTATGTAACACACGATCAAGTAGAAGCCATGACATTAGCCGATAAGCTGGTAGTTTTAAATCAAGGAAATATAGAGCAAGTAGGCACACCGTTAGATATTTATGAAAGCCCGGCCTCCGTGTTTGTGGCTACGTTTATGGGCTCGCCAGCAATGAATATCTTAGATACTCCGGTTAATCATGGTGTGATTGAAGTCGCTGATGGGCATATTGCCGTTTCATCTCAGCATTTTCCTTATCAAGCCATTAAATTGGGTTTACGTCCTGAACATTTGATTATTAGCCATCAACATCCTCTTTTTCATGTTGATGTGGAATTTATTGAAGCACTTGGTGCAGATGTTTTAATTTATGCCACTACTTGCGATAAACAGAAACAACCTCTCGTTATTCGTGCGCCAAACGATCATGGTGTACAAATTGGTAATAAAATAGGTCTTACCATTCACCCAGAAAATCTTCATTTTTTTAATCAACAGTCAGGGGAACGTATTAATCGCCCTTTTATGCTCATCAGTGAATTAATGGTGTCGTAA
- a CDS encoding M48 family metallopeptidase, with the protein MKIKLLATVMVSAALLSGCKNLNTDMLTQSGTQLFQAATLSDDDIKALTNDACKEMDAQNKVAPANSTYTKRLNNIAKSLGNEVNGTPVNYKVYMTKDVNAWAMANGCVRVYSGLMDMMTDNEVEGVLGHEMGHVALGHTRKAIQVAHAAVAARTAAASAGGVAAQLSSSQLAEMGQKLINAQFSQHQESEADNFSYDLLKKRGVNTAGLVTGFEKLAKLGGGDSSMFDSHPPSKERADNIRNRIAEDKK; encoded by the coding sequence ATGAAAATTAAATTACTTGCTACAGTGATGGTATCAGCAGCGCTACTTTCTGGTTGTAAAAACCTGAATACCGATATGTTGACCCAATCAGGAACTCAACTTTTCCAAGCAGCAACATTAAGCGATGATGACATCAAAGCGTTAACAAATGATGCTTGTAAAGAAATGGATGCGCAAAATAAAGTCGCTCCAGCAAATAGCACTTACACTAAACGCTTAAATAACATCGCTAAATCGTTAGGTAATGAAGTTAATGGCACCCCTGTAAACTATAAAGTTTACATGACTAAAGATGTGAACGCATGGGCTATGGCCAATGGCTGTGTACGTGTTTATAGTGGCTTAATGGATATGATGACTGATAACGAAGTTGAAGGTGTTTTAGGTCATGAAATGGGTCACGTTGCATTAGGTCATACCCGTAAAGCTATTCAAGTTGCTCACGCGGCCGTGGCAGCGCGTACTGCAGCAGCATCTGCAGGTGGTGTCGCAGCGCAATTAAGTAGCTCTCAATTAGCAGAGATGGGCCAAAAATTAATTAACGCCCAGTTCTCTCAGCACCAAGAATCAGAAGCTGACAATTTCTCTTATGATCTACTAAAAAAACGTGGTGTGAATACTGCTGGTTTAGTTACAGGCTTTGAGAAACTCGCTAAATTAGGTGGTGGTGATTCAAGTATGTTTGATTCTCACCCACCGTCAAAAGAGCGTGCTGATAATATCCGTAATCGTATCGCTGAAGATAAGAAATAA
- a CDS encoding MarR family transcriptional regulator, which yields MAKENVTTQDLLKGLSDFLYLKDERTDSDHKKILEEHGLDNYSLTELHVIHCIGEESMRNLTTISEYMSMTRGAVSKICSRLQKKGAIEKIKLADNQKEIFFILTAEGERLFHAHEVLHQQSQAKWSALFEQYDQLERMAIKRFFTDVVDSFRQSQ from the coding sequence ATGGCAAAAGAGAATGTCACAACACAAGATTTACTAAAAGGGTTAAGTGATTTTTTGTATCTTAAAGATGAACGTACAGATAGCGATCATAAAAAAATATTAGAAGAGCATGGGTTAGATAATTATTCACTTACAGAACTGCATGTGATCCATTGTATTGGTGAAGAGAGTATGAGAAACCTCACAACCATCAGTGAATATATGTCTATGACACGAGGGGCTGTCTCAAAAATTTGTAGCCGCCTACAAAAGAAGGGAGCTATTGAAAAAATAAAGTTGGCGGATAATCAAAAAGAAATATTTTTTATCTTAACAGCTGAGGGAGAGCGTCTTTTTCATGCTCATGAGGTGTTACACCAACAATCTCAAGCCAAATGGTCTGCGCTATTTGAGCAATATGATCAGCTGGAGAGAATGGCAATCAAACGCTTTTTTACCGATGTTGTGGATAGTTTTCGTCAGTCGCAATAA
- a CDS encoding MFS transporter — protein sequence MKLSIRSLFYLICFSALLGSLAQNIYTPVLPLIQQQFNTTLSLVNLTVSAFTFSMAVMQLFYGSLIDKWGRKPILLSGLAISIVGALGCVWSDSINLLIFWRVIQAIGIAAIPVVAATILGDLYQGNDRAKVMGSYQMLLALAPACGPLLGGYLAQHYQYQGIFIFLAVVGVILLITHLFYLPETRPEQKDPFKSLSAMQQVLTAPTGKSVFVMSFMVFYNYFCLLVFLPLIAFHLYQLSSTEIGGLYVPMSIALILGSYLYRKICHLFSVEYGVIFTSCINLIMLALFALFWQISLPIMLGLTVLYGLSLGLTMPTHTTLLASYFGSMRATAMGIYNFIRYCGMAAGPMISVYFVTDNNYEYVFYSCVILTSLALCFTIKTLMSSLKEKKQTAN from the coding sequence ATGAAATTATCAATCCGCAGTCTATTTTATCTTATTTGCTTTAGCGCACTATTAGGCTCTTTGGCACAAAATATCTATACACCTGTACTTCCCTTGATCCAGCAGCAATTTAATACCACGTTATCATTAGTTAATTTAACAGTATCCGCATTTACTTTTTCGATGGCTGTTATGCAACTCTTTTATGGTTCATTGATTGATAAATGGGGAAGAAAACCGATTTTACTTAGTGGATTAGCCATTTCTATTGTGGGTGCATTGGGTTGTGTTTGGTCTGACTCTATAAACTTACTAATTTTTTGGCGCGTGATCCAAGCTATCGGTATCGCCGCTATCCCTGTGGTTGCCGCCACTATTCTTGGCGATCTTTATCAAGGAAACGATCGCGCTAAAGTAATGGGATCGTATCAAATGCTATTAGCGCTAGCACCTGCCTGTGGCCCTTTATTAGGGGGATATTTAGCTCAACACTATCAATATCAAGGTATTTTTATTTTCTTGGCGGTTGTTGGTGTCATATTGCTTATTACCCATCTCTTTTATTTACCAGAGACTCGCCCTGAGCAAAAAGACCCCTTTAAAAGCTTATCAGCAATGCAACAAGTACTCACTGCACCTACAGGTAAATCCGTTTTTGTAATGAGTTTTATGGTGTTTTATAACTACTTCTGCCTCTTGGTATTTTTACCTTTGATTGCTTTTCATCTCTATCAGCTAAGCAGTACTGAAATTGGTGGATTATATGTACCAATGTCGATTGCACTTATTTTAGGTAGCTATCTCTATCGTAAAATTTGCCATCTATTTAGTGTTGAATATGGAGTGATATTCACCTCTTGTATCAATTTAATTATGTTGGCGTTATTTGCACTATTTTGGCAAATCTCACTACCGATAATGCTTGGTTTGACCGTGTTATATGGGCTTTCTTTAGGCTTAACCATGCCAACGCACACGACATTATTAGCAAGTTATTTTGGCTCGATGAGAGCAACTGCAATGGGGATTTATAACTTTATTCGTTATTGTGGAATGGCGGCAGGACCTATGATTTCAGTCTATTTTGTGACTGACAATAATTATGAGTATGTCTTTTATTCTTGTGTGATCTTAACGAGTTTGGCATTGTGTTTCACCATTAAGACCTTAATGTCTTCATTAAAAGAAAAAAAACAAACTGCAAACTAA
- the panM gene encoding aspartate 1-decarboxylase autocleavage activator PanM, with protein sequence MKLTIEKLTQLSEQDRIDLGKIWQDVRYQSALRNEISNENVLFVARFNERLLAACWVKLSDEKAVITDFMVRDVTRRRGVGHYLLTQCLSAYPDIDHWQAISLSVEESGYDIAHAFLVHHQFSASTQSELYILNNSKDTLNNFRCSS encoded by the coding sequence ATGAAACTGACTATTGAAAAACTGACACAACTCTCTGAACAAGACCGTATTGATTTAGGCAAAATTTGGCAAGATGTACGTTATCAATCAGCCCTAAGAAATGAGATCAGCAACGAAAATGTACTCTTTGTGGCTAGATTTAATGAGCGATTATTAGCGGCTTGCTGGGTTAAATTATCGGATGAGAAAGCCGTTATCACTGATTTTATGGTCAGAGATGTGACACGCCGCCGCGGTGTTGGCCATTATTTACTGACACAATGCTTATCTGCCTATCCTGATATTGACCATTGGCAGGCAATAAGCTTATCAGTAGAAGAAAGCGGGTATGATATTGCACATGCTTTTTTAGTACATCATCAATTTAGTGCATCAACACAATCTGAGCTTTATATTCTAAATAATTCAAAGGATACTCTAAATAATTTTAGATGTAGTAGCTAA
- a CDS encoding glycerate kinase produces the protein MKIVIAPDSFKESLSAKDVAMAIKQGFSRYLPDAQYCCIPMADGGEGTVASLVDATQGRFISTPVCSPLGKQVTATWGLLGDNTTAVIEMAQASGLHLIPSSQRDPNLTTSYGTGELINAALEMGVKKIILGLGGSATNDAGAGMMQALGLGLKDKFGTSLSFGGLALAQLHSIDITTLNPKLKNIEIEIACDVTNPLCGEKGASAIFGPQKGATKDDIAQLDNALHHFGTYLEKMTQRSLINIAGSGAAGGLALPLLAFTQATLSQGVELVANAVELEKQLIDADLVITGEGRMDSQSAQGKTPTGVALLAKKYHLPVIALVGGYLPDYDVVHQQGVDAVFSIVPGVSTLADALHNAERNLSETAYNVARLYTLATTSKII, from the coding sequence GTGAAAATAGTTATCGCCCCTGATTCTTTTAAAGAAAGTTTAAGTGCGAAAGATGTTGCGATGGCAATAAAACAGGGATTTTCACGTTATTTACCCGATGCACAATATTGCTGTATTCCTATGGCGGATGGCGGCGAAGGAACAGTGGCATCGCTGGTGGATGCAACGCAAGGCCGTTTTATATCGACACCAGTGTGTTCGCCCTTAGGTAAACAAGTAACTGCAACTTGGGGACTTTTAGGGGATAACACCACTGCCGTGATTGAAATGGCACAAGCTTCAGGTCTTCATCTTATTCCTTCATCTCAACGCGATCCTAATTTAACGACCAGTTATGGTACAGGTGAATTAATTAATGCTGCACTTGAAATGGGCGTTAAAAAAATCATATTGGGATTAGGTGGCAGTGCCACAAATGACGCGGGTGCAGGAATGATGCAAGCGCTCGGTCTAGGTCTTAAAGATAAGTTTGGTACATCTTTGTCTTTTGGTGGACTCGCATTAGCACAACTTCACTCTATTGATATCACGACTCTTAATCCTAAACTAAAAAATATTGAAATTGAGATTGCCTGCGATGTAACAAATCCATTGTGTGGAGAGAAAGGGGCATCCGCTATTTTTGGTCCTCAAAAAGGAGCGACCAAAGACGATATTGCGCAACTTGATAATGCATTACACCATTTTGGTACTTATCTTGAGAAAATGACGCAACGCAGTCTTATCAATATTGCAGGAAGTGGTGCGGCAGGAGGATTGGCTTTACCTTTGCTTGCATTTACGCAAGCAACTCTTTCGCAAGGCGTTGAATTGGTAGCTAACGCTGTTGAATTAGAAAAACAGTTAATTGATGCAGATTTGGTAATAACCGGTGAAGGCCGAATGGATAGCCAATCGGCACAAGGTAAAACGCCAACAGGCGTTGCTTTGCTCGCAAAAAAATATCACCTTCCTGTTATTGCTTTGGTTGGTGGTTATTTACCTGATTATGATGTGGTTCATCAACAGGGAGTTGATGCTGTTTTCTCTATTGTACCGGGTGTTTCTACACTGGCTGATGCACTTCATAATGCGGAAAGGAATCTTAGTGAGACAGCTTATAATGTAGCTAGACTTTATACTTTAGCTACTACATCTAAAATTATTTAG
- a CDS encoding IS3 family transposase (programmed frameshift): MKPITKRTQRDYSLAFKLQLVDQVEKGELTYKQAQDHYGIQGCSTVLVWLRKHGRLDWSNGTPDTFYRGSAMTQSSEQQTPEQRIKILEKELEEARLKSDFFEAVVKVMDRDFGGSFVKKAQSRVIKEKTVKNLTVTIACRFMQISRQAYYKRLDRIEERKKADSAIIDVVKSERVLQPRLGGRKLHFILKQKQMVIGRDRLFSLLKEHQLLVPNKRAYHRTTLSHHRFHRHPNLIKSGFIPTQPEQLWVADITYLSTHEGDTYLSLITDAYSRKIVGYHLDDNMKTSSVKKSLVQALKKRTSTTSLIHHSDRGIQYCSSEYQEIHKEHNIQCSMTDGYDCYQNALAERINGILKMEYLLIKPSNLEQARKLVEESIQLYNEKRPHLSLNYKTPDEVHRAFYA; the protein is encoded by the exons ATGAAACCAATCACTAAACGAACTCAACGCGATTATTCTCTCGCTTTTAAATTACAGCTTGTTGACCAAGTTGAAAAAGGCGAATTAACCTATAAACAAGCTCAAGATCACTATGGTATACAAGGATGCTCTACTGTTTTAGTTTGGCTTCGTAAGCATGGTAGGTTAGATTGGTCAAACGGTACCCCTGATACTTTTTATAGAGGTTCAGCTATGACCCAATCTTCTGAACAACAAACGCCGGAACAACGCATTAAGATCCTTGAAAAGGAACTTGAAGAAGCTCGGCTTAAATCCGATTTTTTCGAAGCTGTGGTTAAAGTCATGGATAGAGACTTTGGAG GTTCGTTTGTCAAAAAAGCGCAAAGCCGAGTTATTAAAGAAAAAACGGTTAAAAACCTCACCGTAACAATTGCTTGTCGTTTTATGCAGATCAGCCGACAGGCTTATTACAAGAGACTGGATAGAATTGAGGAACGAAAGAAAGCCGATTCAGCCATTATTGACGTTGTTAAATCTGAACGAGTCTTACAACCTCGACTGGGTGGGCGTAAATTACATTTTATTTTAAAGCAAAAACAGATGGTTATTGGTCGTGATCGACTATTTTCTTTATTGAAAGAACATCAGTTACTGGTGCCTAATAAACGGGCTTATCATCGAACAACCTTAAGCCATCATCGTTTTCATCGGCATCCAAATTTAATTAAGTCAGGGTTTATCCCCACACAACCAGAACAGCTTTGGGTGGCAGATATTACCTATTTATCGACGCATGAAGGTGATACTTATTTGAGTTTAATTACGGATGCATATTCACGAAAAATCGTGGGATATCATTTAGATGACAATATGAAAACAAGTTCAGTGAAGAAATCGTTGGTTCAGGCGTTAAAAAAACGGACTTCGACAACTTCGTTAATCCATCATTCAGATCGAGGGATACAGTATTGTTCTTCGGAATATCAGGAGATACATAAAGAGCATAATATTCAATGCTCTATGACTGATGGGTATGATTGTTATCAAAATGCCTTAGCGGAACGAATTAATGGAATATTAAAAATGGAGTATCTACTGATAAAACCGAGTAATTTGGAACAAGCGAGAAAATTAGTAGAAGAATCAATTCAACTCTATAATGAAAAACGACCACACTTATCGTTAAACTATAAAACGCCCGATGAAGTACATCGAGCGTTTTATGCCTGA
- the rpoH gene encoding RNA polymerase sigma factor RpoH: MTKEMQSLALVPQGSIEAYIRAANSYPMLTAEEEKELAERLHYDGDLDAARTLILSHLRFVIHVARSYSGYGLPQADLIQEGNIGLMKAVRRFNPEVGVRLVSFAVHWIKAEIHEYVLRNWRIVKVATTKSQRKLFFNLRKNKKRLGWFNQDEVELVARELGVSESDVREMESRMSAQDMAFDMTADDSDDSHPIAPVLFLEDKSSDFADGIEEDNWDSHATDKLTSAIETLDERSQDIIRARWLDDDNKSTLQDLATKYGVSAERVRQLEKNAMKKLRLAIED; encoded by the coding sequence ATGACAAAAGAAATGCAATCCTTAGCATTGGTTCCGCAAGGCAGCATCGAAGCGTATATACGTGCAGCCAATTCCTATCCGATGTTAACCGCAGAGGAAGAAAAGGAACTCGCTGAACGGCTGCATTACGATGGTGACTTGGATGCGGCAAGAACGCTTATCCTTTCACATCTGCGCTTCGTTATTCATGTTGCTCGCAGCTATTCAGGTTATGGCTTACCACAAGCTGATCTTATCCAAGAAGGTAATATTGGTCTGATGAAAGCGGTTCGTCGTTTTAACCCAGAAGTGGGTGTTCGACTGGTCTCTTTTGCTGTGCATTGGATCAAAGCTGAAATTCACGAATATGTGCTACGTAACTGGCGTATCGTGAAAGTGGCGACTACAAAATCACAACGTAAACTGTTTTTTAATCTGCGAAAAAATAAAAAGCGTTTAGGTTGGTTTAATCAAGATGAAGTGGAACTTGTTGCAAGAGAGTTAGGTGTATCAGAAAGTGATGTCCGAGAAATGGAATCACGAATGTCAGCACAAGATATGGCATTTGATATGACTGCTGATGATAGTGATGATTCACATCCTATCGCTCCTGTACTCTTCTTAGAAGATAAGTCTTCTGACTTTGCCGACGGCATTGAAGAAGATAACTGGGATAGTCATGCAACGGATAAACTAACGTCAGCAATTGAAACTCTTGATGAACGTAGCCAAGATATTATTCGTGCTCGTTGGTTAGATGATGATAACAAATCGACATTGCAAGACTTGGCGACAAAATACGGTGTTTCTGCTGAACGTGTTCGCCAATTAGAAAAAAATGCGATGAAGAAATTGCGTTTAGCGATTGAAGATTAA
- the ftsX gene encoding permease-like cell division protein FtsX gives MAKAKSSRKSMPTPGAKTKALKGGRREQWRYAWRNTMADFLRQPLSSFLTVMVVAISLTLPSIFYIVWKNVSTAAEQWYPTPQLTVYLDKSLDDSLAEATIKKIEALEKVEGVNYLSRQDSLVEFRSWAGFSSALDMLEENPLPAVAIVTPVMEPSDQQLMVNLRDSVAKIPGVDEVRMDDSWFSRLSTLTSLVGQIALVIGTLMVVALLLVIGNSVRLNIFSRRDTINVMKLIGATDGFIMRPFLNWGLILGFIGAVFALIFSALLVWKLSDVVTQAATVFGTSFSISGLGFDESIILILVAMTIGWLAAWLTTMQHLRQFTPE, from the coding sequence ATGGCTAAAGCAAAAAGTTCCCGTAAATCAATGCCAACGCCGGGTGCAAAAACCAAGGCGCTAAAAGGTGGAAGACGCGAACAGTGGCGTTATGCATGGCGTAACACGATGGCAGATTTTTTACGCCAACCGCTCTCCTCTTTTTTAACGGTAATGGTTGTCGCGATATCTCTTACCTTGCCTAGCATCTTTTATATTGTATGGAAGAATGTCTCAACAGCGGCAGAACAATGGTATCCAACACCACAATTAACTGTTTATCTCGATAAATCTCTTGATGATTCATTAGCTGAAGCCACAATCAAAAAAATTGAAGCCTTAGAAAAAGTCGAAGGTGTTAACTACCTTTCGCGACAAGATTCGCTGGTGGAATTTCGTTCTTGGGCTGGCTTTAGTAGTGCGTTAGATATGTTAGAAGAAAATCCATTACCTGCGGTGGCGATTGTGACACCTGTTATGGAGCCTAGCGATCAACAACTCATGGTGAATTTACGTGATAGCGTAGCGAAAATACCCGGTGTTGATGAAGTTAGAATGGATGATAGCTGGTTTTCTCGGCTTTCAACGTTGACGTCATTAGTCGGGCAAATCGCCTTGGTGATTGGTACATTGATGGTTGTTGCCTTGTTATTGGTGATTGGTAACAGTGTGCGCCTCAATATTTTCAGTCGCCGTGACACCATTAATGTGATGAAACTTATTGGTGCAACTGACGGCTTTATTATGCGTCCATTCCTTAATTGGGGATTAATACTTGGCTTTATTGGTGCCGTATTTGCCTTAATTTTTTCAGCTTTACTGGTGTGGAAGCTCTCTGATGTGGTGACTCAAGCTGCGACCGTGTTTGGAACTTCATTTTCTATTTCAGGATTAGGTTTTGATGAATCTATCATTCTTATTCTTGTTGCTATGACAATTGGTTGGCTTGCTGCGTGGTTGACGACAATGCAACATTTACGTCAATTCACACCGGAATAA
- the ftsE gene encoding cell division ATP-binding protein FtsE codes for MIRFEHVSKAYLGGRQALQGVDFHLRPGEMAFLTGHSGAGKSTLLKLICGIERPSDGAIWFAGHDISRLKNSEIPFLRRQIGMIFQDHHLLMDRTVYDNVSLPLIIAGASEEDIRRRVSAALDKVGLLDKAKNYPIQLSGGEQQRVGIARAVVNKPTVLLADEPTGNLDGELSEGIMRLFEEFNRVGVTVLMATHDMSLIERRNYRILTLGQGRMVGGQNG; via the coding sequence ATGATCCGCTTCGAACACGTCAGCAAGGCTTATTTAGGTGGAAGACAAGCATTACAGGGGGTTGATTTTCATCTTCGCCCTGGTGAAATGGCTTTTTTAACGGGTCATTCTGGCGCCGGTAAAAGTACATTGCTTAAGTTAATTTGTGGAATAGAACGCCCAAGTGATGGCGCTATTTGGTTTGCTGGTCATGATATCAGTAGACTCAAAAATAGTGAGATCCCTTTTCTTCGCCGTCAAATTGGGATGATCTTCCAAGATCACCACTTATTGATGGACAGAACGGTTTATGACAACGTATCTCTTCCCCTGATTATTGCTGGTGCGAGTGAAGAGGATATTCGACGAAGAGTTTCAGCCGCTTTAGATAAAGTGGGACTATTGGATAAAGCTAAAAATTATCCTATTCAACTCTCTGGTGGTGAACAACAGCGTGTCGGTATTGCGCGCGCTGTTGTGAATAAACCGACTGTTTTACTCGCAGATGAACCAACTGGTAACCTCGATGGTGAGCTTTCAGAAGGGATCATGCGCCTTTTTGAAGAGTTCAACCGTGTTGGTGTAACAGTGTTAATGGCGACGCATGATATGTCGCTGATAGAACGTAGAAATTATCGCATTCTTACATTAGGGCAAGGCAGAATGGTGGGAGGGCAAAATGGCTAA